One Caldalkalibacillus uzonensis DNA segment encodes these proteins:
- a CDS encoding adaptor protein MecA yields the protein MNHDMYSSKLEQRHLVNQQTEPVSHKQYYSCVYKFRDIEDVINLAHRLPLPFFNSKLIRYHHFYYLSVMYPQERMIRRYDWGESIILEYGERTNESIYRLEEYGKVILAENAIATVRDYFHLLD from the coding sequence GTGAATCATGACATGTATTCGTCCAAACTGGAACAACGGCATTTGGTGAACCAACAAACGGAGCCCGTTTCACATAAACAGTACTATTCCTGCGTGTACAAATTTCGGGACATTGAAGATGTGATCAATCTGGCCCACCGGCTGCCCCTGCCTTTTTTCAACAGCAAGCTGATTCGCTATCACCATTTTTACTACTTGTCTGTGATGTACCCTCAGGAGCGGATGATCCGCCGGTACGATTGGGGTGAAAGCATCATCTTGGAATATGGGGAACGAACCAATGAGTCCATTTACCGTTTGGAGGAGTACGGCAAAGTGATTCTGGCCGAAAATGCCATTGCCACCGTGCGGGATTATTTTCATCTATTGGACTAG
- a CDS encoding cytochrome c oxidase subunit II, with protein sequence MDLPRYERIWLWFGSGSLLFFLVVTGFMGVYMGLHPADGMAHTVEPERVEEVAPFADPGVYQTGPNEFEARIVSFIFGYTPNEIRVPAGSTVHFKVTSRDVIHGLFIPGTSVNLMLTPGHITEYTHQFKQPGEYLILCHEYCGSGHHYMQGRLIVE encoded by the coding sequence ATGGATCTTCCTCGCTATGAACGTATCTGGTTGTGGTTTGGATCAGGTTCACTGCTGTTTTTCCTCGTTGTGACCGGATTTATGGGTGTTTACATGGGGTTGCATCCCGCCGATGGCATGGCCCATACTGTGGAACCGGAACGGGTGGAGGAAGTGGCCCCTTTTGCTGATCCGGGTGTGTATCAAACAGGGCCGAATGAGTTTGAAGCCAGGATTGTATCGTTCATCTTTGGTTATACGCCCAATGAAATCAGGGTTCCGGCAGGTTCTACCGTACACTTTAAGGTCACCAGCAGGGATGTGATACATGGGTTGTTTATCCCTGGAACAAGTGTCAATTTGATGTTGACACCTGGACATATTACCGAATATACCCATCAATTTAAGCAACCGGGAGAGTATCTTATTTTATGCCACGAATATTGTGGCAGCGGACATCATTATATGCAGGGACGTCTGATTGTTGAATAG
- a CDS encoding Rrf2 family transcriptional regulator has translation MRKPTPCFSRSRFAESVNTNPVIIRRIIGQLKKAGLVDVRAGAGGASLRKKLNEITLLDVYKAVEVVESGQLFNFHDHPNPECPIGAHIESVLRTKMLEAQSAMEQKLAGVTLAQLTTELNEKRRS, from the coding sequence ATCAGAAAACCGACTCCTTGTTTTTCAAGGAGCCGGTTCGCAGAGAGCGTAAACACCAATCCGGTCATTATTCGCAGAATTATTGGCCAGCTAAAAAAAGCCGGATTGGTTGACGTGAGGGCTGGCGCCGGCGGAGCATCCCTGCGAAAGAAACTGAATGAAATTACGTTGCTCGACGTGTACAAGGCAGTAGAAGTTGTCGAAAGTGGCCAACTATTTAATTTTCATGACCATCCAAACCCGGAATGCCCCATAGGCGCCCATATTGAATCGGTACTTCGCACAAAAATGCTTGAAGCCCAATCGGCAATGGAGCAAAAACTGGCTGGAGTGACTCTGGCGCAATTGACAACCGAGCTTAACGAAAAAAGACGCTCTTAA
- a CDS encoding cytochrome c oxidase subunit 2A, with the protein MSKVPLNEVDKHHEDNLKGSFLLVFVIAGIILVMWFGVFYLYVKWTL; encoded by the coding sequence TTGTCCAAGGTACCATTGAACGAAGTGGATAAACATCATGAGGACAATTTAAAGGGTTCTTTTCTTTTGGTGTTTGTCATTGCCGGGATTATTCTGGTCATGTGGTTTGGCGTTTTTTATTTATATGTGAAGTGGACCCTTTAA
- a CDS encoding DUF444 family protein, producing MFHDIRKKGILGNLDKRRTIMESLKRNARQGRTDVQITEEDLRFKTWQEQMNPSSTAVVLAMMDTSGSMGTFEKYMARSFYFWMVRYLRRKYSQVKVVFIAHTTEAKEVTEDQFFTKVESGGTRCSAAE from the coding sequence GTGTTTCATGATATCCGCAAAAAGGGGATACTGGGTAATCTGGACAAGCGGCGCACCATCATGGAAAGCTTGAAACGCAATGCCCGGCAGGGCCGGACGGACGTTCAGATCACAGAGGAGGACCTGCGCTTTAAAACATGGCAGGAACAAATGAACCCCTCTTCAACCGCGGTAGTGCTGGCCATGATGGATACGAGCGGTTCCATGGGCACATTTGAGAAGTATATGGCCCGCAGCTTTTACTTTTGGATGGTCCGCTATCTGCGCAGAAAATACAGCCAGGTGAAAGTTGTGTTTATCGCCCATACCACAGAGGCCAAAGAAGTGACAGAGGACCAGTTTTTTACCAAGGTTGAAAGCGGTGGCACCAGATGCTCAGCGGCTGAATAG
- a CDS encoding SpoVR family protein, whose amino-acid sequence MDNDSCAENQFAQMNADVIALSPYGINPYHVGLSMFEYLEREYGRDFIFEVRERENDLSFLRNYLTKQMVEEMDLYIFKQVDHTWQITDKEWEKVKQTLIQSKVNGGFPYIVVRDGDYNRNRELYLQHSYEGIELDPHYIEKTLPMVYRLWGRPVHLETIVEEQTMLYSCNSQTDEPLSKKKLDRVFH is encoded by the coding sequence TTGGACAACGATTCATGTGCTGAGAATCAGTTTGCCCAGATGAATGCGGATGTCATTGCTCTTTCACCTTATGGTATTAACCCTTATCATGTGGGACTCTCTATGTTTGAATACCTGGAACGGGAATACGGGCGGGATTTTATCTTTGAGGTGCGTGAGCGGGAGAACGACCTCTCCTTCTTACGCAACTACCTGACCAAACAGATGGTGGAAGAGATGGACCTGTATATTTTTAAGCAGGTTGATCATACGTGGCAAATCACAGATAAGGAATGGGAAAAAGTGAAACAAACATTGATCCAGTCTAAAGTGAACGGCGGTTTCCCGTATATTGTGGTACGGGATGGGGACTATAACCGCAATCGCGAGTTGTATTTGCAACACAGTTATGAAGGAATTGAGCTGGATCCCCATTATATAGAAAAAACATTGCCCATGGTTTACCGCTTATGGGGCAGGCCCGTCCATTTGGAAACGATTGTTGAGGAACAGACCATGCTGTACAGTTGCAACAGCCAAACAGATGAGCCGTTGAGCAAAAAGAAGCTGGATCGAGTCTTCCATTGA